The following coding sequences are from one Melospiza melodia melodia isolate bMelMel2 chromosome 2, bMelMel2.pri, whole genome shotgun sequence window:
- the CXADR gene encoding coxsackievirus and adenovirus receptor isoform X1, which produces MEPPLLPLLGVALVLLCSAGLTRGLTITSVDQSMFEKAQGEKVTLPCTFELSAEDEGPLDIEWVLIPADNQKKEQIIIMYAVDRVYNHYYAGLTGRMQFTNLDPRSGDGSLDILNLKASDTGTYQCKVKKAPGVQSKKIQLTVLVKPARTKCSIEGSQEIGKDVTLKCVSQEGSPLLSYDWRRVSGTQNLPATSVLNKNTGELLLKNASREYSGTYSCVATNRVGTDECSVELNVTPPVNTAGIIAGAIIGTLLGLSVLCSIIFCFCKKHREKKYEKEVHHDIREDVPPPKSRSSTARSYIGSNRSSLGSMSPSNMEGYTKTPYSQVPSEDFERAPTQTPAFAPSKVAAPNLSRMGAVPVMIPAQSKDGSIV; this is translated from the exons gtCTGACAAGAGGCCTAACAATAACTTCAGTTGACCAGTCAATGTTTGAAAAGGCACAAGGAGAGAAAGTTACGTTGCCATGTACGTTTGAACTCTCGGCAGAAGATGAAGGACCACTAGATATTGAGTGGGTATTGATACCAGCAGATAATCAAAAGAAGGAACAAATA atAATTATGTATGCTGTAGACAGGGTTTATAATCATTATTATGCTGGTTTGACTGGGCGAATGCAGTTTACTAACCTTGATCCCAGATCTGGTGATGGTTCACTGGATATCCTGAATTTAAAAGCATCAGACACTGGCACATATCAGTGCAAAGTGAAGAAGGCTCCTGGAGTTCAAAGCAAGAAAATACAGTTGACTGTACTTG TAAAGCCAGCACGGACTAAGTGTTCCATTGAAGGATCACAGGAGATTGGAAAAGATGTTACCTTGAAATGTGTGTCACAAGAAGGATCCCCACTTCTGTCTTACGACTGGAGGAGAGTGTCTGGCACACAGAATCTTCCTGCCACTTCTGTGCTGA ATAAAAATACAGGGGAGCTTCTTCTGAAGAACGCCTCTCGAGAGTATTCTGGCACATACAGCTGTGTGGCCACCAACAGAGTTGGCACAGATGAATGTTCTGTTGAGCTGAATGTCACCCCTC CCGTAAATACAGCTGGTATAATTGCTGGAGCTATTATAGGAACTCTGCTGGGTCTCTCTGTACTGTGTTCTATCATCTTCTGTTTTTGtaagaagcacagagagaagaaatACGAGAAAGAAGTACATCATGATATCAG AGAAGATGTTCCACCTCCAAAGAGTCGCAGCTCTACAGCTCGCAGCTACATCGGCAGCAATCGCTCCTCCCTGGGCTCAATGTCTCCCTCCAACATGGAAGGATATACCAAAACTCCATATAGCCAAGTCCCAAGTGAAGACTTTGAACGTGCTCCTACTCAAACCCCAGCCTTTGCACCTTCAAAGGTAGCTGCACCTAATTTAAGTAGAATGGGAGCTGTTCCTGTGATGATTCCAGCACAAAGCAAAGATGGGTCGATAGtataa
- the CXADR gene encoding coxsackievirus and adenovirus receptor isoform X2, whose amino-acid sequence MAQESLFSQLPRSLTRGLTITSVDQSMFEKAQGEKVTLPCTFELSAEDEGPLDIEWVLIPADNQKKEQIIIMYAVDRVYNHYYAGLTGRMQFTNLDPRSGDGSLDILNLKASDTGTYQCKVKKAPGVQSKKIQLTVLVKPARTKCSIEGSQEIGKDVTLKCVSQEGSPLLSYDWRRVSGTQNLPATSVLNKNTGELLLKNASREYSGTYSCVATNRVGTDECSVELNVTPPVNTAGIIAGAIIGTLLGLSVLCSIIFCFCKKHREKKYEKEVHHDIREDVPPPKSRSSTARSYIGSNRSSLGSMSPSNMEGYTKTPYSQVPSEDFERAPTQTPAFAPSKVAAPNLSRMGAVPVMIPAQSKDGSIV is encoded by the exons gtCTGACAAGAGGCCTAACAATAACTTCAGTTGACCAGTCAATGTTTGAAAAGGCACAAGGAGAGAAAGTTACGTTGCCATGTACGTTTGAACTCTCGGCAGAAGATGAAGGACCACTAGATATTGAGTGGGTATTGATACCAGCAGATAATCAAAAGAAGGAACAAATA atAATTATGTATGCTGTAGACAGGGTTTATAATCATTATTATGCTGGTTTGACTGGGCGAATGCAGTTTACTAACCTTGATCCCAGATCTGGTGATGGTTCACTGGATATCCTGAATTTAAAAGCATCAGACACTGGCACATATCAGTGCAAAGTGAAGAAGGCTCCTGGAGTTCAAAGCAAGAAAATACAGTTGACTGTACTTG TAAAGCCAGCACGGACTAAGTGTTCCATTGAAGGATCACAGGAGATTGGAAAAGATGTTACCTTGAAATGTGTGTCACAAGAAGGATCCCCACTTCTGTCTTACGACTGGAGGAGAGTGTCTGGCACACAGAATCTTCCTGCCACTTCTGTGCTGA ATAAAAATACAGGGGAGCTTCTTCTGAAGAACGCCTCTCGAGAGTATTCTGGCACATACAGCTGTGTGGCCACCAACAGAGTTGGCACAGATGAATGTTCTGTTGAGCTGAATGTCACCCCTC CCGTAAATACAGCTGGTATAATTGCTGGAGCTATTATAGGAACTCTGCTGGGTCTCTCTGTACTGTGTTCTATCATCTTCTGTTTTTGtaagaagcacagagagaagaaatACGAGAAAGAAGTACATCATGATATCAG AGAAGATGTTCCACCTCCAAAGAGTCGCAGCTCTACAGCTCGCAGCTACATCGGCAGCAATCGCTCCTCCCTGGGCTCAATGTCTCCCTCCAACATGGAAGGATATACCAAAACTCCATATAGCCAAGTCCCAAGTGAAGACTTTGAACGTGCTCCTACTCAAACCCCAGCCTTTGCACCTTCAAAGGTAGCTGCACCTAATTTAAGTAGAATGGGAGCTGTTCCTGTGATGATTCCAGCACAAAGCAAAGATGGGTCGATAGtataa
- the CXADR gene encoding coxsackievirus and adenovirus receptor isoform X3, giving the protein MEPPLLPLLGVALVLLCSAGLTRGLTITSVDQSMFEKAQGEKVTLPCTFELSAEDEGPLDIEWVLIPADNQKKEQIIIMYAVDRVYNHYYAGLTGRMQFTNLDPRSGDGSLDILNLKASDTGTYQCKVKKAPGVQSKKIQLTVLVKPARTKCSIEGSQEIGKDVTLKCVSQEGSPLLSYDWRRVSGTQNLPATSVLNKNTGELLLKNASREYSGTYSCVATNRVGTDECSVELNVTPPVNTAGIIAGAIIGTLLGLSVLCSIIFCFCKKHREKKYEKEVHHDIREDVPPPKSRSSTARSYIGSNRSSLGSMSPSNMEGYTKTPYSQVPSEDFERAPTQTPAFAPSKYDIAHKIGDITVV; this is encoded by the exons gtCTGACAAGAGGCCTAACAATAACTTCAGTTGACCAGTCAATGTTTGAAAAGGCACAAGGAGAGAAAGTTACGTTGCCATGTACGTTTGAACTCTCGGCAGAAGATGAAGGACCACTAGATATTGAGTGGGTATTGATACCAGCAGATAATCAAAAGAAGGAACAAATA atAATTATGTATGCTGTAGACAGGGTTTATAATCATTATTATGCTGGTTTGACTGGGCGAATGCAGTTTACTAACCTTGATCCCAGATCTGGTGATGGTTCACTGGATATCCTGAATTTAAAAGCATCAGACACTGGCACATATCAGTGCAAAGTGAAGAAGGCTCCTGGAGTTCAAAGCAAGAAAATACAGTTGACTGTACTTG TAAAGCCAGCACGGACTAAGTGTTCCATTGAAGGATCACAGGAGATTGGAAAAGATGTTACCTTGAAATGTGTGTCACAAGAAGGATCCCCACTTCTGTCTTACGACTGGAGGAGAGTGTCTGGCACACAGAATCTTCCTGCCACTTCTGTGCTGA ATAAAAATACAGGGGAGCTTCTTCTGAAGAACGCCTCTCGAGAGTATTCTGGCACATACAGCTGTGTGGCCACCAACAGAGTTGGCACAGATGAATGTTCTGTTGAGCTGAATGTCACCCCTC CCGTAAATACAGCTGGTATAATTGCTGGAGCTATTATAGGAACTCTGCTGGGTCTCTCTGTACTGTGTTCTATCATCTTCTGTTTTTGtaagaagcacagagagaagaaatACGAGAAAGAAGTACATCATGATATCAG AGAAGATGTTCCACCTCCAAAGAGTCGCAGCTCTACAGCTCGCAGCTACATCGGCAGCAATCGCTCCTCCCTGGGCTCAATGTCTCCCTCCAACATGGAAGGATATACCAAAACTCCATATAGCCAAGTCCCAAGTGAAGACTTTGAACGTGCTCCTACTCAAACCCCAGCCTTTGCACCTTCAAAG